A part of Manduca sexta isolate Smith_Timp_Sample1 chromosome 10, JHU_Msex_v1.0, whole genome shotgun sequence genomic DNA contains:
- the LOC115441906 gene encoding LOW QUALITY PROTEIN: inositol-3-phosphate synthase (The sequence of the model RefSeq protein was modified relative to this genomic sequence to represent the inferred CDS: deleted 1 base in 1 codon), which translates to MEKSSNLVISSPNLKYTDDYIISEYEYEETLVTRNGNDILARPFRKSMSIRTQKRVGKVGVMLVGWGGNNGSTFTAAVLANRHQLSCNTKNGTLQSNWFGSITQASTVRLGIDEKGDEVYVPMSSLLPMVNPDDLVIDGWDISPLNLAESMVRAKVIDFDLQQKLRKEMATMKPRPAIYDPDFIAANQADRATNLIRGTKYEQYLQIRADIKDFRDKHKLDKIIVLWTANTERFCEVRPGVHDTSEHLEKALRDNDPEISPSTIFALAAIDEGCGYINGSPQNTLVPGAVQRAEARGVWVAGDDFKSGQTKLKSVLVDFLVSAGLKPVSIVSYNHLGNNDGKNLSAPKQFRSKEITKSNVVDDMVESNQILYQPGEKPDHVVVIKYVPYVGDSKRAMDEYTSEILLHGTNTIVVHNTCEDSLLAVPLILDLVLLAELFTRVDFREKDGQEWQSMHAVLSTLSYLLKAPLVPAGAPVVNALFKQRAALDNLLRACLGLRPTHYMQLEHKVPFLMSALHNGSMFGSPPNKKQKVAHTNGDQ; encoded by the exons ATGGAAAAATCATCGAATTTAGTAATATCAagccctaatttaaaatacacagATGATTACATTATATCGGAATACGAATACGAAGAGACATTAGTAACCAGGAATGGAAATGATATATTG GCGCGACCCTTCCGCAAATCCATGTCCATCAGGACACAGAAGCGAGTGGGCAAGGTGGGCGTCATGCTCGTAGGATGGGGTGGCAACAATGGCTCAACATTCACTGCAGCTGTGTTGGCAAACCGGCACCAACTCTCATGT AACACCAAGAACGGCACACTTCAGTCGAACTG GTTTGGTTCCATCACGCAGGCCTCGACAGTGCGGCTCGGTATAGACGAGAAAGGTGACGAGGTGTATGTGCCAATGTCGTCTTTATTGCCCATGGTGAATCCTGATGATTTGG TGATCGACGGTTGGGACATCAGCCCGCTGAATCTTGCCGAGTCTATGGTCCGCGCGAAGGTGATAGACTTCGACCTCCAACAGAAGCTGCGGAAAGAGATGGCCACGATGAAACCCAGGCCCGCCATCTACGACCCCGACTTTATCGCCGCTAATCAG GCGGACCGTGCGACGAACCTCATCCGCGGCACCAAATACGAGCAGTACCTGCAGATCCGCGCCGACATTAAGGACTTCCGCGACAAACACAAGCTGGACAAGATCATCGTGCTGTGGACTGCCAATACTGAGAG GTTCTGCGAGGTGCGGCCAGGAGTTCACGACACCTCCGAGCACCTGGAGAAGGCGCTGCGGGACAACGACCCCGAGATCTCTCCCTCCACCATCTTCGCGCTGGCCGCCATCGATGAGGGC TGCGGGTACATCAACGGCTCGCCGCAGAACACGCTGGTGCCGGGCGCGGTGCAGCGCGCGGAGGCGCGCGGCGTGTGGGTGGCGGGCGACGACTTCAAATCCGGACAGACCAAGCTCAAGTCCGTGCTGGTCGACTTCCTCGTGTCCGCCG GACTCAAACCCGTGTCGATCGTGAGCTACAACCACCTGGGCAACAACGACGGCAAGAACTTGTCCGCGCCGAAACAGTTCCGATCGAaagag ATAACCAAGAGCAATGTGGTGGACGACATGGTGGAGTCGAATCAGATCCTGTACCAGCCGGGCGAGAAGCCTGATCACGTGGTGGTCATCAAATACGTGCCGTATGTCG GTGATTCAAAGCGCGCAATGGACGAGTACACGTCGGAGATCCTGCTGCACGGCACCAACACCATCGTGGTGCACAACACCTGCGAGGACTCGCTGCTGGCCGTGCCGCTCATACTCGACCTCGTGCTGCTCGCTGAACTCTTCACCAGGGTCGACTTCCGCGAGAAGGACGGACAAG AGTGGCAGAGCATGCACGCGGTGTTGTCGACGCTGTCGTACCTGCTGAAGGCGCCGCTGGTGCCGGCGGGCGCTCCGGTAGTCAACGCGTTGTTCAAGCAGCGCGCCGCCCTCGACAACCTGCTGCGCGCCTGCCTCGGGCTCCGCCCCACACACTACATGCAGCTCGAACATAAG GTGCCGTTCCTGATGTCAGCCCTCCACAACGGCTCGATGTTCGGCTCCCCGCCCAACAAGAAGCAGAAGGTGGCGCACACCAACGGTGACCAGTGA
- the LOC115441916 gene encoding atypical protein kinase C isoform X5, with the protein MSAFWTEFLNAAASHPCPAVPGDLLSPFDIYGSDYYLFPNVPAAPGMPCAGEDRSIYRRGARRWRKLYRVNGHIFQAKRFNRRAFCAFCQDRIWGLGRQGFKCIQCKLLVHKKCHKLVQKPCSNEHVDPIEVKDDANGESTLGRASSVRRVSAEELAPAAETPPAPAPSAPAHDLEPGSQRQYSLDDFELIRVIGRGSYAKVLMVELKRTKRIYAMKVIKKALVTDDEDIDWVQTEKHVFETASNHPFLVGLHSCFQTPSRLFFVIEFVRGGDLMFHMQRQRRLPEEHARFYAAEISLALHFLHERGVIYRDLKLDNVLLDHEGHIKLTDYGMCKEGVRPGDTTSTFCGTPNYIAPEILRGEEYGFSVDWWALGVLTYEMLAGRSPFDIAQAADNPDQNTEDYLFQVILEKTIRIPRSLSVKAASVLKGFLNKNPVERLGCGENGFLDIVNHPFFKSIEWEMLEQKQVVPPFKPRLEGERDLANFPPEFTDEPVHLTPDNDTVIADIDQSEFEGFEYVNPLLMSLEDCV; encoded by the exons GAAGCATATACAGACGTGGCGCGCGCCGGTGGCGGAAGCTCTACCGAGTCAACGGACACATTTTCCAGGCTAAGAGATTCAACAGA CGTGCGTTCTGCGCGTTCTGCCAGGACCGCATATGGGGCCTCGGGCGGCAGGGGTTCAAGTGCATCCAGTGCAAGCTGCTGGTGCACAAGAAGTGCCACAAGCTCGTGCAGAAGCCCTGCTCCAACGAGCACGTCGACCCCATCGAGGTCAAGGACGACGCCAATGGGGAGTCCACGCTCGGCCGCGCCTCGTCCGTCAG ACGGGTGAGCGCGGAGGAGCTGGCGCCGGCGGCGGAGAcgccccccgcgcccgcgccgtcTGCGCCTGCGCACGACCTCGAGCCCGGCTCGCAGCGCCAGTACTCGCTCGACGACTTCGAGCTCATCAGGGTCATCGGACGCGGCTCATACGCCAAG GTGCTGATGGTGGAACTGAAGCGAACGAAGCGCATATACGCGATGAAGGTGATAAAGAAGGCGTTGGTGACGGACGACGAGGACATCGACTGGGTGCAGACAGAGAAGCACGTGTTCGAGACGGCGTCCAATCACCCGTTCCTCGTGGGGCTGCACTCCTGCTTCCAGACGCCGAGCCGGCTGTTCTTTGTCATCGAGTTCGTGCGCGGCGGTGACCTCAT GTTCCACATGCAGCGCCAGCGGCGGCTCCCGGAGGAGCACGCGCGGTTCTACGCGGCGGAGATCTCTCTCGCGCTGCACTTCCTGCACGAGCGCGGCGTCATCTACCGCGACCTCAAGCTCGACAACGTGCTGCTCGACCACGAGGGGCACATCAAGCTCACCGACTACGGCATGTGCAAG GAGGGCGTGAGGCCAGGCGACACGACGTCCACATTCTGCGGCACGCCGAACTACATCGCGCCGGAGATCTTGCGCGGCGAGGAGTACGGGTTCTCGGTGGACTGGTGGGCGCTAGGCGTCCTCACCTACGAGATGCTGGCCGGACGCTCGCCCTTCGACATCGCGCAGGCCGCTGACAACCCTGACCAGAACACTGAGGACTATCTCTTCCAG GTGATCCTAGAGAAGACGATCCGTATCCCTCGCTCGCTGTCGGTGAAGGCGGCGTCGGTGCTGAAGGGCTTCCTCAACAAGAACCCCGTGGAGCGGCTCGGCTGCGGCGAGAACGGCTTCCTCGACATCGTGAACCACCCGTTCTTCAAGAGCATCGAGTGGGAGATG TTGGAGCAGAAGCAAGTGGTGCCGCCGTTCAAGCCGCGGCTGGAGGGCGAACGCGACCTCGCCAACTTCCCGCCGGAGTTCACCGACGAGCCAGTGCATCTCACGCCCGACAACGA TACGGTGATCGCGGACATCGACCAGTCGGAGTTCGAGGGCTTCGAGTACGTGAACCCGCTGCTGATGTCGCTGGAGGACTGCGTGTGA